Proteins from one Pseudomonas sp. KBS0710 genomic window:
- a CDS encoding VWA domain-containing protein, with translation MFEFAWPWIFALLPLPWLMRLILPVADSGEPALKVSYLADLEGLARRRARVNLPGWRQQAPFVVLWLLLLTAAARPEWLGEPLPIAASGRDLLVAVDVSGSMDFPDMHWQDDDVSRLSLVQHLLGDFLESREGDRVGLILFGSQAYLQAPLTFDRRTVRTWLDEARIGIAGKNTAIGDAIGLALKRLRQRPAQSRVLILVTDGANNAGQIDPLTAARLAAEEGVKIYPIGIGADPEQTGSLGILGVNPSLDLDEPALKAIADATGGRYFRARDGDELQKIKETLDQLEPVAQQPTQARPAQALYSAPLALALILSMLLVVQERWPNNALQRAFNKLSTKGIFLQQHPQWRQRLKRLRLRRRR, from the coding sequence ATGTTTGAGTTCGCCTGGCCGTGGATCTTCGCCCTGTTGCCCTTACCGTGGTTGATGCGCTTGATCCTGCCAGTGGCCGACAGCGGCGAACCCGCGCTGAAGGTCAGCTACCTGGCCGACCTTGAAGGCCTGGCGCGCCGCCGTGCGCGGGTCAACCTGCCCGGCTGGCGCCAGCAAGCGCCGTTTGTGGTGTTGTGGCTGCTGCTGCTGACCGCCGCCGCGCGCCCGGAATGGCTCGGCGAACCGCTGCCGATTGCCGCCAGCGGCCGTGATTTGCTGGTGGCCGTGGATGTGTCCGGCTCCATGGACTTCCCGGATATGCACTGGCAGGACGATGACGTCAGCCGCCTGAGCCTGGTGCAGCATTTGCTCGGGGACTTCCTGGAAAGCCGCGAAGGCGACCGCGTGGGCCTGATCCTGTTTGGCAGCCAGGCTTACCTGCAAGCCCCGTTGACCTTCGACCGGCGCACCGTGCGCACCTGGCTGGATGAAGCACGTATCGGCATCGCCGGCAAAAACACGGCCATTGGCGATGCGATTGGCCTGGCCCTGAAACGCCTGCGCCAGCGCCCGGCGCAAAGCCGCGTGCTGATCCTGGTCACCGATGGCGCTAACAATGCCGGGCAGATCGACCCGCTGACCGCTGCGCGCCTGGCGGCCGAAGAAGGCGTGAAAATCTACCCGATCGGCATCGGCGCCGACCCGGAGCAAACCGGCTCGCTGGGCATCCTGGGCGTCAACCCGAGCCTGGACCTGGATGAACCAGCCTTGAAGGCCATCGCCGACGCCACCGGTGGCCGCTACTTCCGCGCCCGCGACGGCGACGAACTGCAAAAGATCAAGGAAACCCTCGACCAGCTGGAGCCGGTGGCCCAACAGCCCACCCAGGCACGCCCGGCCCAGGCGCTGTATAGCGCGCCGCTGGCGTTGGCGCTGATCCTGAGCATGTTGCTGGTGGTGCAAGAACGCTGGCCCAACAACGCCTTGCAACGCGCGTTCAATAAACTCTCGACCAAGGGCATTTTCCTGCAACAGCACCCGCAATGGCGCCAACGCCTTAAACGCCTGCGCTTGCGGAGGCGTCGATGA
- a CDS encoding DUF4381 domain-containing protein yields the protein MSSLDQLQPLIAPPAIGFWPPAPGWWLLLLVIPLLGWGLWWLRRFLPTRRPVARAEQPLDPLRIAALAELALMPKPYDGAPAGAWLQQLNGLLKRLCRNDYPYSQSHTLNGRKWLAFLDNRCPAAGLTRWMVLVEGAYKPECKLDDKAIAGLTQAVDTWIRKHV from the coding sequence ATGAGCAGCCTCGACCAACTGCAGCCACTGATCGCCCCGCCGGCCATCGGCTTCTGGCCGCCTGCGCCGGGTTGGTGGTTGTTGCTGCTGGTGATTCCACTGCTGGGCTGGGGCCTGTGGTGGCTGCGCCGTTTCCTGCCCACCCGCCGCCCCGTGGCCCGCGCCGAACAACCGCTGGACCCGCTGCGCATCGCCGCCCTGGCTGAACTTGCGCTGATGCCCAAACCCTACGACGGCGCACCCGCCGGTGCCTGGCTGCAACAACTCAATGGCCTGCTCAAGCGCCTGTGCCGCAACGACTACCCCTACAGCCAGAGCCACACCCTCAACGGCCGCAAATGGCTGGCGTTCCTCGACAACCGTTGCCCCGCCGCCGGCCTTACGCGCTGGATGGTGTTGGTCGAAGGCGCCTACAAACCCGAATGCAAACTCGACGACAAGGCCATCGCCGGCCTGACCCAAGCCGTCGATACCTGGATTCGCAAACATGTTTGA
- a CDS encoding DUF58 domain-containing protein has translation MNASDGIRVTLSELIEMRHRVREVQLFSTPSQRSPLIGLHHSKLRGRGVDFDQVRVYQAGDDVRTIDWRVTARTQEPHTKLFHEERERPIFIMVEQSCRLFFGSGQMFKSVLAAQAASLIGWAALGHNDRVGGLVFGDSEHYEIKPRRSKQSLLQLLNRLVRVNQSLNTESRPEADALGMALRRGREVLRPGSLVIVICDERALTEGAEQQLSLLSRHCDLLLLPISDPLDHALPAAGLLRFAERGAQLELDTLNFDLRQAYKAQAEERIARWELLAQKLRILLMPLSTQSEMVEQLREYLNPQRPVKKQ, from the coding sequence ATGAATGCCAGCGATGGAATCCGCGTCACGCTCAGCGAACTGATTGAGATGCGCCACCGCGTGCGCGAAGTGCAGCTGTTTTCCACGCCGAGCCAGCGCAGCCCGCTGATTGGCCTGCACCACTCCAAGCTGCGCGGGCGCGGGGTCGACTTCGACCAGGTGCGCGTGTACCAGGCTGGCGACGACGTGCGCACCATCGACTGGCGCGTGACGGCGCGTACCCAGGAGCCGCACACTAAACTGTTCCATGAAGAACGCGAACGGCCGATTTTCATCATGGTCGAGCAAAGCTGCCGGCTGTTTTTCGGCTCCGGGCAAATGTTCAAGTCGGTGCTCGCCGCCCAAGCTGCCAGCTTGATCGGCTGGGCAGCGCTTGGGCACAACGACCGCGTCGGCGGGTTGGTGTTCGGCGACAGCGAGCACTACGAAATCAAGCCCCGGCGCAGCAAGCAAAGCCTGCTGCAACTGCTCAACCGTCTGGTGCGCGTGAACCAGAGCCTGAATACCGAAAGCCGCCCCGAAGCCGACGCGTTGGGCATGGCCCTGCGCCGTGGCCGTGAAGTGCTGCGCCCGGGCAGCCTGGTGATTGTGATCTGCGATGAGCGCGCGCTGACCGAAGGCGCCGAGCAACAGCTGAGCCTGCTGTCACGCCATTGCGACCTGTTGTTGTTGCCGATCTCCGACCCGCTTGACCACGCCCTGCCCGCCGCCGGGCTGCTGCGTTTTGCCGAGCGCGGCGCGCAATTGGAACTGGACACGCTGAATTTCGATTTGCGCCAGGCTTATAAAGCCCAGGCCGAGGAACGCATTGCGCGCTGGGAACTGCTGGCACAAAAACTACGCATTCTATTGATGCCCCTGAGCACCCAAAGCGAAATGGTCGAGCAATTGCGCGAATACCTCAACCCGCAACGCCCGGTTAAAAAGCAATGA